From a region of the Rhipicephalus microplus isolate Deutch F79 chromosome X, USDA_Rmic, whole genome shotgun sequence genome:
- the LOC119176672 gene encoding endothelin-converting enzyme 1, producing MSCEQRRCKWRCGVTGAMLVGLPLSLLGLATFLGRRGTASAPGLCSTTACRSAAMALNISLSHSIGPCQDLEHFVCDGWPHIERAGARVKLIMNYAWSAYRVPKRSQSAVDKVVALYQSCVASLSPGGGERSTLRAFIVQLGLGPANASMGSAFRALLRLSTRHAMYLLLAVQYNVHNASAGVTVRPAHPPPTNSSPGYVLQVAEMALLDDPETVAHDLKLIEGELRAAPAAQHVTRTVPLEVIAEECGTLSDLLIELPGTNSHTPVDVEGPMAVRWYANFLRRHRGEPALRRYVAWHTARVFGSLTQYDMFRATLEENQLGRLEPSPSLIKTTCLAQAANLMPLAYNAFVVRHFATHHTRRAVESIADGLRAAAITSVRASHWMSDRPKAMATLKLRKLAWILPRHRSEAQVNHIYARVSDLGLKDFLKSYINVTEHSGHRDTHEANQAAVDVAYSAQRNIITVSAGILNTPYFEDTLPAAFNYAGLGQRMALELLHTFDELGRWYDARGRKINWWDDATADEFRNRLECRHGGGEALMESSALRLAFQAFRRTHQHVLLKGLEVYTPEQIFFISSCHKWCGHENSYCNAAVRNLEEFSAAFKCKPGDLMSPHERCPLLV from the coding sequence ATGTCGTGCGAGCAGCGTCGCTGCAAATGGCGTTGCGGTGTCACCGGGGCCATGCTCGTCGGCCTGCCCCTGTCGCTGCTGGGGCTTGCCACGTTTCTGGGCCGCCGGGGCACGGCCTCCGCGCCAGGGCTCTGCTCGACGACAGCCTGCCGCAGCGCCGCAATGGCGCTCAACATCTCGCTGAGCCACAGCATCGGGCCCTGCCAGGACTTGGAGCACTTCGTTTGCGACGGCTGGCCGCACATAGAGAGAGCTGGCGCACGTGTAAAACTCATTATGAACTACGCCTGGTCTGCGTACCGGGTGCCGAAACGGAGCCAGTCGGCTGTGGACAAGGTCGTGGCTCTCTACCAGAGCTGCGTGGCCTCGCTGTCGCCCGGTGGCGGTGAGCGCAGCACGCTACGTGCATTCATCGTGCAGCTGGGCCTTGGACCCGCCAACGCGAGCATGGGCAGCGCGTTTCGAGCACTACTGCGGCTGTCTACTCGCCACGCGATGTACTTGCTTCTAGCAGTGCAGTACAACGTGCACAACGCAAGCGCCGGGGTCACGGTGCGACCTGCTCATCCACCGCCGACAAACAGCTCACCAGGTTACGTACTCCAGGTGGCCGAGATGGCGCTGCTGGATGACCCTGAAACCGTGGCGCACGACTTGAAGCTCATCGAGGGAGAACTGAGAGCAGCGCCCGCCGCCCAGCACGTGACTCGCACCGTACCCCTGGAGGTGATTGCCGAGGAGTGCGGCACGCTCAGTGACTTGCTCATTGAGCTGCCCGGCACAAACTCGCACACGCCGGTGGACGTCGAAGGACCGATGGCTGTGCGCTGGTACGCAAACTTCCTGCGGCGCCATCGTGGGGAGCCTGCGCTGCGACGCTACGTGGCGTGGCACACGGCCCGTGTTTTCGGCTCGCTGACGCAGTACGACATGTTCCGCGCCACCTTAGAAGAAAACCAGCTGGGACGGCTCGAGCCCAGTCCGAGCCTAATCAAGACCACCTGCCTAGCACAAGCTGCAAACCTCATGCCACTCGCCTATAACGCCTTCGTCGTTCGCCACTTCGCCACGCATCATACTCGCAGAGCCGTGGAGTCGATAGCCGACGGTTTGCGTGCGGCCGCCATCACCAGCGTGCGCGCATCTCACTGGATGAGCGACAGGCCCAAGGCCATGGCGACGCTCAAGCTGCGCAAGCTTGCCTGGATTCTGCCACGACACCGCAGCGAGGCGCAAGTGAACCACATCTATGCTCGCGTCAGCGACCTCGGCCTGAAGGACTTTCTCAAGTCGTACATCAACGTCACCGAACACAGTGGCCACAGGGACACACACGAGGCGAACCAAGCGGCCGTTGACGTCGCCTACTCGGCACAACGAAACATCATCACCGTATCTGCCGGTATACTGAACACGCCCTACTTCGAGGATACCCTGCCGGCCGCCTTCAACTACGCTGGCCTCGGGCAGCGCATGGCGCTCGAGCTACTGCACACGTTCGACGAGCTGGGGCGCTGGTACGATGCGCGCGGTCGGAAAATCAACTGGTGGGACGACGCGACGGCCGACGAGTTCCGGAACAGGCTCGAGTGTCGACACGGCGGAGGCGAGGCGCTCATGGAGAGCAGCGCACTGCGGCTCGCCTTCCAGGCATTCCGCAGAACACACCAGCACGTGCTGCTCAAAGGTCTCGAAGTCTACACTCCGGAACAGATTTTTTTCATCAGCAGCTGCCACAAGTGGTGTGGGCACGAGAACAGCTACTGCAACGCGGCAGTACGCAACCTCGAAGAGTTCTCAGCTGCTTTCAAATGCAAACCGGGCGATCTCATGAGTCCGCACGAGCGGTGCCCGCTACTTGTGTGA